In the Vitis vinifera cultivar Pinot Noir 40024 chromosome 2, ASM3070453v1 genome, one interval contains:
- the LOC100243743 gene encoding uncharacterized protein LOC100243743 — protein sequence MASTPRKRPKPHSKSTHSPSSSSSLNALMEPPENFFPSKPELFKLLAVIAIATSVAALCNYVVTILSRHSKPFCDTNADSQYLPSDLCEPCPSNAECYQGMMECVRGYRKHGKLCIEDGDINETAKKLANRIETHVCEGYAQFLCGTGSVWVQEDEVWNDVDELKMMENLGLENAIDMHTKQRAMEMIDGLLETKINHRGIKELKCPNLLAEHYKPFSCRVQQWISNHALVLMPICGLLVGSILLLRRIRQRRNLSARAEELYNQICDILEENAMMTKGGDGEGEPWVVVSWLRDHLLLPKERKDPLLWRKVEELVQEDSRLDRYPKLVKGESKVVWEWQVEGSLSSRLRKKREASKLKPSGGTNINSGVQSPAMKASEMVNC from the exons ATGGCTTCCACCCCAAGGAAGCGCCCAAAACCACACTCCAAATCCACGCactctccttcttcttcttcttcgctCAATGCCTTAATGGAACCACCCGAAAACTTCTTCCCCTCCAAGCCCGAGCTCTTCAAGCTTCTTGCCGTAATCGCCATCGCCACCTCCGTCGCCGCCCTCTGCAACTATGTCGTCACCATTCTCAGTCGTCACTCCAAGCCCTTTTGTGATACCAATGCCGATTCTCAGTATCTGCCGTCCG ACTTGTGTGAGCCTTGTCCAAGTAATGCAGAATGTTATCAAGGCATGATGGAATGCGTTCGTGGCTATAGAAAGCATGGGAAGTTATGTATTGAAGACGGGGATATTAATGAAACAGCTAAGAAACTT GCAAATAGGATAGAAACTCATGTTTGTGAAGGATATGCTCAATTTTTGTGCGGAACAGGTTCAGTTTGG GTTCAGGAGGATGAAGTGTGGAATGATGTAGATGAACTCAAGATGATGGAGAATTTGGGGTTGGAGAATGCCATTGATATGCACACAAAACAAAGGGCAATGGAAATGATTGATGGATTATTGGAAACAAAGATAAATCATAGAGG GATCAAGGAGTTAAAGTGTCCAAACTTGCTGGCTGAACACTACAAACCTTTTAGCTGCCGCGTCCAGCAGTGGATCTCCAATCATGCATTAGTCCTCATGCCAATTTGTGGACTG CTTGTAGGAAGCATATTGTTACTCAGGAGAATCCGTCAAAGAAGGAATCTATCAGCCAGAGCTGAAGAGCTTTACAACCAG ATTTGTGACATCCTTGAGGAGAATGCCATGATGACAAAGGGTGGGGATGGTGAAGGCGAACCTTGGGTAGTTGTCTCTTGGTTACGTGATCATCTTCTTTTGCCCAAGGAAAGGAAGGACCCTCTGTTATGGAGAAAG gTTGAGGAGTTGGTTCAGGAAGATTCTCGTCTAGATCGATACCCAAAGCTGGTGAAGGGTGAATCAAAAGTAGTTTGGGAATGGCAAG ttgaaGGTTCTTTGAGTTCAAGGTTGAGGAAAAAGAGAGAGGCAAGCAAACTGAAGCCCAGTGGAGGCACAAATATAAATTCTGGTGTACAGAGTCCGGCAATGAAAGCTTCTGAGATGGTGAACTGTTGA
- the LOC100248887 gene encoding vacuolar protein sorting-associated protein 55 homolog: MADLPGHVLACLHSGKLAFLAILVSGGIVLQILACALFNNWWPMLTVIMYVLLPMPLLFFAGSDTSSLFSESGNSWVDATKFLTGASAVGSIAIPAILKHAGVIGWGALALELSSFFVIVVAIMCYIQMNSDNEYRML; encoded by the exons ATGGCAGACTTACCTGGACATGTGCTTGCCTGCTTGCATAGTGGGAAGCTTGCTTTCTTGGCAATTTTGGTTTCTGGAGGGATTGTATTGCAAATTTTG GCGTGTGCTCTGTTCAACAATTGGTGGCCTATGCTGACAG TAATAATGTATGTTCTTCTTCCCATGCCTTTGCTGTTCTTTGCTGGGTCTGAcacttcttctctcttttctgAATCTGGGAATAG CTGGGTGGACGCAACCAAATTCTTGACAGGAGCATCAGCTGTTGGGAGCATTGCTATACCGGCTATTCTAAAGCATGCTGGTGTAATTGGCTGGGGCGCCCTGGCATTGGAgctctcatccttctttgtaaTTGTAGTAGCCATAATGTGTTACATCCAGATGAATTCCGACAATGAATACCGAATGCTCTGA
- the LOC100253981 gene encoding uncharacterized protein LOC100253981 → MGLLSWWKPSQKPTSETKKPDPKPGSPPEIPGMNGAVEVPRPQATPDVTVFEFGSVAASSDKVTLAGYCPVSDDLEPCRWEILPASGSDAPQFRVVF, encoded by the coding sequence ATGGGGCTTCTATCTTGGTGGAAACCCTCCCAAAAACCCACCTCCGAAACCAAAAAACCCGATCCGAAACCCGGTTCTCCTCCCGAAATTCCCGGCATGAACGGCGCCGTTGAGGTTCCGAGGCCACAGGCTACGCCAGATGTTACGGTTTTCGAATTCGGGTCGGTCGCAGCCTCGTCCGACAAGGTGACGCTCGCCGGGTACTGCCCGGTTTCCGACGATCTGGAGCCGTGCCGGTGGGAGATTTTACCGGCGAGTGGCTCTGACGCGCCGCAGTTTCGGGTAGTGTTCTGA